One part of the Bdellovibrio sp. KM01 genome encodes these proteins:
- the hemB gene encoding porphobilinogen synthase has translation MKLTQRPRRNRRTEAVRQMVAETDLRPSQLVLPLFLVEGTGQKQEIASMPGIFRMSPDLILDEVAKAVALGVKSFDLFPALPETKKDPTGKESLSPNGLMPTTLKKIRDKFPDVTLITDVALDPYSSDGHDGLVKNGLILNDETVEILAKMSVLHAKSGADIVSPSDMMDGRVGAIREALDAEGLIDTGILSYSVKYASSFYGPFREALDSAPKFGDKKTYQMDFRNTREAIREIDLDVAEGADIVMVKPALSYLDVIAKVKAHTSIPVAAYNVSGEYGLIKHGAKAGLIDETRAMVETLYSIRRAGADIIFTYFALPMAEWLQKNR, from the coding sequence ATGAAGTTGACACAGAGGCCCAGAAGAAACAGACGCACTGAAGCTGTGCGACAAATGGTTGCTGAAACGGATCTCCGCCCATCACAATTAGTGCTCCCATTGTTCCTGGTTGAAGGCACGGGCCAGAAGCAAGAAATTGCTTCAATGCCAGGCATTTTCCGTATGAGCCCTGATTTAATTCTAGATGAGGTTGCGAAGGCTGTTGCATTGGGAGTGAAAAGTTTCGATCTTTTCCCGGCTTTGCCAGAAACCAAAAAAGATCCAACCGGGAAGGAGTCATTGAGCCCGAATGGTTTAATGCCCACAACCCTGAAGAAAATTCGCGACAAGTTTCCTGATGTGACGCTGATCACGGACGTTGCTCTCGATCCCTACTCCTCGGATGGACATGATGGCTTAGTGAAAAACGGTCTCATCTTGAATGATGAAACGGTAGAGATTCTCGCGAAAATGAGCGTGCTTCATGCGAAGTCCGGTGCCGATATCGTGTCACCATCGGACATGATGGATGGTCGAGTCGGTGCGATCCGCGAGGCATTGGATGCGGAAGGTTTGATCGACACTGGCATCCTTTCTTACTCGGTAAAATACGCTTCCAGTTTCTATGGTCCATTCCGTGAAGCATTGGATTCCGCTCCTAAATTCGGGGATAAAAAAACCTATCAAATGGATTTCAGAAACACGCGTGAAGCGATTCGCGAAATCGATTTGGATGTGGCCGAGGGCGCAGACATCGTGATGGTGAAGCCTGCGTTGTCCTATCTGGATGTAATCGCAAAAGTAAAGGCACACACTTCAATTCCAGTGGCTGCTTACAACGTGAGTGGTGAGTACGGCTTGATCAAGCACGGAGCCAAAGCGGGCTTGATCGATGAAACACGCGCGATGGTGGAAACACTTTATTCCATCCGCAGAGCGGGTGCCGATATCATCTTTACTTACTTCGCTTTGCCAATGGCTGAGTGGTTGCAAAAAAATCGTTAG
- the hemC gene encoding hydroxymethylbilane synthase, whose amino-acid sequence MRLKISARKSDLARLQAYMVGEILKEKNPGLEIEFKFKESLGDINLTTPLWQIPEKGVFTEDFFGELIKGETDMVVHSWKDLPTEIKTETVIAATLPRADQRDLLLVKKSHFEKLRTSKKMNVFSSSPRREYNLTNFFKEHLPFSLESVKFESVRGNIPTRIRKLLEAPETDGLIVAKAALDRLLTAKEPEFKEVQGMLRSYLDQVEFAALPLSINPNAAAQGALAVEIKADRADLKALLAKIDNPTTFQCAQKERDILASFGGGCHQKIGVAVLSRPYGEITILKGLTDGGTVLDKRELKPSVVSPKFAADQMWSSEVRAERKVLNDWKIPTGTNALYVSRSESWPESLKFDQFIWTAGTRTWKAMAQKGVWVHGCSEGLGEQEESRIDILAGKSLSWAKLTHDTGYEEGARQMPLVATYTLGEQNNATPVTGKECFFWSSGSQFLDTAKKHPEVLGKHHACGPGNTFKIIRQYLQEQGHFNESKLNIYLDQDNWRQQCTK is encoded by the coding sequence ATGCGCTTAAAGATTTCCGCGAGAAAAAGTGATTTGGCCCGCCTCCAGGCCTATATGGTTGGCGAAATTCTAAAAGAAAAAAATCCAGGACTTGAAATCGAATTCAAGTTCAAAGAATCTTTGGGTGACATCAACCTGACAACTCCGCTGTGGCAAATTCCTGAAAAAGGCGTTTTCACTGAAGACTTCTTTGGCGAGTTGATCAAGGGCGAAACCGACATGGTGGTTCACTCTTGGAAAGATCTTCCAACAGAAATTAAAACAGAAACTGTGATTGCAGCGACACTACCTCGCGCTGATCAACGTGATTTGTTGTTGGTTAAAAAATCTCACTTTGAAAAACTGCGCACATCTAAAAAAATGAACGTGTTCAGTTCTTCGCCTCGTCGTGAATACAATCTGACGAACTTCTTTAAAGAACATCTTCCGTTCAGCTTGGAATCCGTCAAGTTTGAAAGCGTGCGTGGAAATATACCAACACGTATTCGCAAACTTTTAGAGGCACCAGAAACAGATGGTTTGATTGTGGCGAAAGCTGCTTTGGATCGCCTGTTGACTGCGAAAGAACCTGAATTCAAAGAAGTTCAAGGCATGCTTCGTTCGTATTTGGATCAAGTTGAATTTGCGGCACTTCCTTTGAGTATCAATCCGAATGCAGCGGCTCAAGGTGCTTTGGCTGTCGAGATCAAAGCGGACCGTGCAGATCTAAAAGCTTTATTGGCTAAGATCGACAATCCAACGACATTCCAATGTGCTCAAAAAGAGCGTGATATTCTGGCGAGCTTTGGTGGCGGTTGCCATCAAAAGATTGGTGTTGCTGTTTTGTCTCGTCCTTACGGTGAAATCACGATCCTTAAAGGTCTGACTGACGGTGGGACTGTTTTAGATAAACGCGAATTGAAACCTTCTGTGGTTTCTCCGAAATTTGCGGCGGATCAAATGTGGTCTTCCGAAGTTCGCGCGGAAAGAAAAGTCCTTAACGACTGGAAGATTCCAACAGGAACAAACGCTTTGTATGTTTCCCGTTCTGAATCTTGGCCGGAATCTTTGAAGTTCGATCAATTCATTTGGACGGCAGGAACTCGCACTTGGAAAGCCATGGCTCAAAAAGGTGTTTGGGTTCACGGTTGCTCTGAGGGTTTAGGCGAACAAGAAGAATCCCGCATCGATATCTTGGCCGGTAAATCTTTGTCGTGGGCGAAACTAACTCACGACACGGGTTACGAAGAAGGCGCACGCCAAATGCCTTTGGTTGCGACTTACACTTTGGGCGAGCAAAACAATGCAACACCCGTGACTGGTAAGGAGTGCTTCTTTTGGAGCAGTGGCAGTCAGTTCTTGGATACAGCCAAAAAACACCCTGAAGTTCTTGGCAAGCACCATGCGTGCGGCCCCGGCAATACTTTCAAAATTATCCGTCAGTATTTGCAGGAACAAGGTCACTTCAATGAATCAAAATTAAATATCTACTTGGATCAAGATAACTGGAGACAGCAATGCACAAAGTAA
- a CDS encoding glutamate-1-semialdehyde 2,1-aminomutase: MHKVTSEELFQRALKVAPGGVHSPVRSFKGLDRAPVFFKQAEGAFLTSVEDKKYIDFCQSFGPLILGHRDAEVAEEVHRMVDTAWTFGATEIYSLELAEWIVSTLPFMQKLRFVSSGTEAVMSALRVARAATGRSKILKFEGCYHGHVDNLLVKAGSGLAGAAASSSAGISAEVAATTVVAPLDDEAKLAEVFAAQGKDIAAVIIEPLPANYGLLIQRQEFLQKVADLCKKNGSLLIFDEVISGFRVGLAGMVEKTGITPDLVTYGKIIGGGFPVGCYGGRAELMNMVAPSGDVYQAGTLSANPIGMRAGLVTLKKMQRLDGWNVLEKRTQKFVQALRDGFAKKGLPLKVEQHSSLFWIHGNTDGKTIRTIEQIPANQGATFKGLFLKALDKGVYLAPNAYEVGFVSMAHTDELLAEAASIIVGSAE; this comes from the coding sequence ATGCACAAAGTAACATCTGAAGAATTATTCCAACGCGCTCTTAAAGTCGCTCCCGGCGGAGTTCACTCCCCAGTTCGTTCTTTCAAAGGCTTGGACCGTGCTCCTGTTTTCTTTAAGCAAGCTGAGGGTGCTTTTTTGACCTCTGTTGAAGACAAAAAGTATATCGACTTCTGCCAAAGCTTTGGCCCCCTGATCCTAGGGCACCGTGATGCCGAAGTTGCTGAAGAAGTTCACCGCATGGTAGACACAGCTTGGACTTTCGGTGCGACTGAAATTTACTCTCTTGAATTGGCAGAGTGGATCGTTTCAACTTTGCCATTCATGCAAAAACTTCGTTTCGTATCTTCTGGTACTGAGGCCGTTATGTCAGCGTTGCGTGTAGCTCGCGCGGCAACTGGCCGTAGCAAAATCTTGAAATTCGAAGGTTGCTATCACGGTCACGTTGACAACTTGCTTGTAAAAGCGGGTTCTGGTTTGGCGGGTGCGGCGGCGTCTTCATCTGCAGGTATTTCTGCTGAAGTGGCCGCAACAACTGTCGTGGCTCCATTGGACGATGAAGCAAAACTAGCTGAAGTGTTTGCGGCTCAAGGTAAAGATATCGCAGCTGTGATTATCGAACCACTTCCCGCGAACTATGGTCTTTTGATCCAACGCCAAGAATTCCTTCAAAAAGTCGCCGATCTTTGCAAAAAGAACGGCTCATTGTTGATCTTTGACGAAGTGATCTCGGGTTTCCGTGTGGGCCTAGCCGGCATGGTTGAAAAAACAGGTATCACTCCGGACCTTGTGACTTACGGTAAAATCATCGGTGGTGGTTTCCCAGTGGGTTGCTATGGGGGTCGCGCGGAATTGATGAACATGGTTGCCCCAAGCGGTGATGTTTACCAAGCGGGAACTTTGTCAGCAAATCCTATCGGCATGCGCGCGGGTCTTGTGACTCTTAAAAAAATGCAGCGCCTTGATGGCTGGAATGTTCTTGAGAAACGCACTCAAAAATTCGTACAAGCGTTACGTGATGGCTTCGCTAAAAAAGGTTTGCCTTTGAAAGTTGAACAACACTCTTCGTTGTTCTGGATCCATGGCAATACTGACGGCAAAACAATCCGCACGATTGAACAAATTCCTGCCAACCAAGGTGCAACTTTCAAAGGTTTGTTCCTAAAGGCTTTGGATAAAGGTGTTTATCTGGCTCCGAACGCTTATGAAGTTGGTTTCGTATCTATGGCTCACACAGATGAGTTGCTAGCTGAAGCAGCAAGCATCATCGTGGGTTCTGCGGAGTAA
- a CDS encoding HAMP domain-containing sensor histidine kinase, with translation MKNFLKSHLKTVLAIIWFAFTFALVAWWWVFFLMELEGARQHRMIAWEGSILLGSILIGGISLIVFTFRDKQRHDRLRFFFSTFSHDIKTSIARLRLQAEVLEEDLQGNSPPVMKRLIADIQRLDLQLENSLLLANLEVSPLLHEEMSLSQLMANLRSEFADLSVELERDAKISGDRRALMSVVRNLLQNSVLHGKATTVRIRVRALNSNRLEVIFEDDGLGFKGETNKLGSELLNSKDSRGNGIGLLITKRLMEKMRGDIKFESSENAGFKSILHTEGHL, from the coding sequence ATGAAGAACTTCCTAAAGTCACATTTGAAAACAGTGCTCGCGATCATCTGGTTCGCGTTCACGTTTGCACTTGTGGCTTGGTGGTGGGTCTTCTTCTTAATGGAGTTGGAAGGTGCGCGCCAACATCGCATGATCGCTTGGGAAGGATCGATTCTTTTGGGTTCGATCCTTATCGGCGGTATTTCCCTCATCGTTTTCACTTTCCGCGACAAACAACGCCATGATCGCTTACGTTTCTTTTTCTCGACTTTCAGTCATGATATCAAAACTTCAATTGCCCGCTTAAGACTGCAAGCTGAAGTTTTAGAGGAAGATTTGCAAGGTAACAGCCCGCCAGTGATGAAGCGCCTGATCGCAGATATCCAAAGACTGGATCTGCAACTTGAAAACTCTTTGCTGCTGGCCAACCTTGAAGTAAGCCCTCTGCTGCACGAAGAAATGTCCTTGAGCCAATTGATGGCAAACCTTCGCAGCGAATTCGCGGATCTTTCCGTGGAGCTTGAACGGGACGCCAAAATTTCTGGCGACCGCCGAGCTTTAATGAGTGTCGTTCGCAATCTTCTGCAAAATTCTGTTCTGCATGGCAAAGCCACAACTGTTCGCATTCGCGTGCGCGCCTTAAACAGCAACCGTCTTGAAGTGATCTTTGAAGACGATGGTTTGGGCTTTAAAGGCGAAACGAACAAATTGGGTTCTGAACTGCTAAATTCTAAAGACTCCCGCGGCAACGGCATTGGACTTTTGATTACAAAACGTCTGATGGAAAAAATGCGTGGAGATATCAAGTTCGAATCCTCCGAAAATGCTGGCTTCAAATCAATCCTCCACACGGAGGGTCATCTATGA
- a CDS encoding response regulator transcription factor → MTRKILLVEDDLSLGETLTERLRKDYEVSWGKSVAEAWALFSKNKDFDLVILDVGLPDGTGFELAAKMKKLSPVLFLFLTAQADAESRLQGFELGASEYIPKPFHLKELLIRVKNVLDSHAPLKEVQLTSCVINFTNMSVRRNSGQIEYPAVTDMKILQLLIDKAPRVLSRDEIMNEIWGVDKNPSHRTIDNIIVRLRHLLGEDGETHIRSVRGIGYQWSTEETPT, encoded by the coding sequence ATGACGAGAAAAATCCTTCTGGTCGAAGATGATTTGTCCTTGGGAGAAACGCTGACAGAACGCCTGCGCAAGGACTATGAGGTTTCTTGGGGCAAAAGCGTTGCCGAAGCGTGGGCGTTGTTCAGTAAAAACAAGGACTTTGATTTGGTGATTTTGGATGTGGGACTTCCTGATGGCACGGGCTTTGAGCTCGCAGCTAAAATGAAAAAGCTCTCCCCAGTTCTATTTTTATTCCTGACCGCTCAGGCAGATGCGGAATCTCGCCTGCAGGGTTTTGAATTGGGCGCATCTGAATACATTCCTAAACCTTTCCATTTGAAAGAGCTGTTAATCCGCGTGAAAAACGTTTTGGATTCCCATGCTCCCCTTAAGGAAGTCCAACTGACTTCCTGTGTGATTAACTTCACCAATATGTCTGTTCGCAGGAACTCAGGCCAAATTGAGTATCCTGCTGTGACTGACATGAAAATCTTGCAGCTATTAATTGACAAAGCACCCCGCGTTTTAAGTCGTGATGAAATCATGAACGAAATCTGGGGGGTTGATAAAAATCCAAGCCACCGTACGATTGACAACATCATCGTTCGTCTGCGCCACCTATTGGGCGAAGACGGCGAAACACACATTCGTTCTGTGCGCGGCATCGGCTACCAATGGTCCACGGAGGAAACACCTACATGA
- a CDS encoding uroporphyrinogen decarboxylase family protein — MNTLFHNALQRKAQKVPPIWFMRQAGRYHQHYQGMRKKNSFEELCKTPELAAEVARGPVAEFDFDVSILFSDILFPLEALGMGLKYTDAHGPQLGFKLNPETIGQLGEVAPAIEFMKFQKEAVIATREVLPKDKSLIGFVGGPWTLFVYGVEGSHAGSLIQSKVLINMFPKFLEKMLPLLKANIQLQLDGGVELVMIFDTAAGEVSPLFFKEWIQPVISVLAKEFPGKIGYYSKGTQPTFFNKEFAELPWAGQGFDHRCYIPECFKVQNKGFVQGNFDQSLLFMEDGDFKKAVANFLAPMKDMSPEARAGWVCGLGHGVLPKTPEKNVKLFIETVREVLS; from the coding sequence ATGAACACTCTTTTTCACAACGCTCTTCAAAGAAAAGCACAAAAAGTTCCTCCAATCTGGTTCATGCGTCAGGCCGGTCGCTATCACCAGCACTACCAAGGCATGAGAAAGAAAAACTCTTTCGAAGAGCTCTGCAAAACTCCGGAACTAGCTGCCGAAGTGGCTCGTGGCCCGGTCGCTGAATTTGATTTCGATGTCTCCATCCTTTTCTCTGACATCCTATTCCCGTTGGAAGCATTGGGAATGGGCTTGAAATACACGGATGCTCACGGTCCACAATTGGGCTTTAAGCTAAATCCTGAAACAATCGGTCAGTTGGGCGAGGTCGCTCCTGCGATTGAATTCATGAAATTCCAAAAAGAAGCTGTGATCGCCACTCGCGAAGTACTTCCCAAAGACAAAAGCTTGATCGGCTTCGTCGGCGGTCCTTGGACATTGTTCGTATACGGTGTTGAAGGCTCCCATGCCGGTTCTTTGATTCAATCTAAAGTATTGATCAATATGTTCCCAAAATTTCTGGAAAAAATGCTTCCGCTTCTTAAAGCAAACATCCAACTTCAATTGGATGGCGGCGTGGAACTGGTTATGATCTTTGATACCGCAGCTGGCGAAGTATCCCCATTGTTCTTTAAAGAATGGATCCAACCTGTAATCTCTGTTCTGGCAAAAGAATTCCCGGGTAAAATTGGTTACTATTCAAAGGGCACTCAACCGACATTCTTTAATAAAGAATTCGCAGAGCTCCCATGGGCTGGCCAAGGTTTCGATCACCGTTGCTACATCCCTGAATGCTTTAAAGTTCAAAATAAAGGTTTCGTTCAAGGTAACTTCGATCAAAGCTTGTTGTTCATGGAAGACGGTGACTTTAAAAAGGCCGTGGCAAACTTCCTGGCCCCGATGAAGGACATGTCCCCTGAGGCACGTGCAGGTTGGGTTTGTGGTTTGGGTCACGGTGTCCTTCCTAAAACTCCGGAAAAAAATGTAAAACTCTTCATCGAGACAGTCCGTGAGGTGCTTTCATGA
- the hemN gene encoding oxygen-independent coproporphyrinogen III oxidase — protein sequence MIKNLLAKYDVPAPRYTSYPTVPYWETNPTREQWVSHLNTTLKKGDGGWSLYIHIPFCETLCTFCGCNNIITKSHTKESPYVDMLLKEWHLYTQQVPELLKSPLKHIHLGGGTPTFLSSESLLRLLTPIVNDCTLDKEHFEGSIEVDPRRTTAEQLKALRTLGFNRVSMGVQDFNPEVQRLVNRIQPLEITANLSDEARKLGYTSVNFDLIYGLAKQTAESIRETAEATVKLRPDRIALYSFALVPWIKPAQRLFKDEDLPKAAEKRELYEIARGILIKAGYVEVGMDHFALPTDNLSIAMDEKRLHRNFMGYTDQRTDVLLGLGVSSISETPFSFHQNEKVLPLYEQALNEGVLPTMRGHILTEEDQVRRRQILKLMTEFEVEFLSAEQEQGAKEFLAEMINDKLLIIQDHKLVVLEAGRPFLRNACVYFDERLKTKQPQTKIFSQSI from the coding sequence ATGATAAAAAATCTTTTGGCAAAATACGACGTCCCAGCTCCGCGCTATACATCCTATCCGACTGTACCTTACTGGGAAACTAATCCCACGCGCGAGCAGTGGGTTTCCCATTTGAACACGACTTTGAAAAAAGGCGATGGCGGCTGGTCGTTGTACATCCATATTCCTTTCTGTGAAACGCTTTGTACATTCTGTGGCTGTAACAACATCATCACGAAAAGCCACACGAAAGAATCTCCTTACGTGGATATGCTTTTGAAAGAGTGGCACCTTTACACTCAACAAGTGCCAGAACTTTTGAAATCTCCACTGAAACACATTCACTTGGGTGGCGGAACTCCGACATTCCTTTCTTCTGAGTCCTTGCTTCGTCTTCTGACCCCGATCGTGAATGACTGCACTCTGGATAAAGAACACTTTGAAGGTTCTATCGAGGTCGACCCACGTCGTACGACGGCAGAACAACTGAAGGCTTTGCGCACACTGGGCTTTAACCGCGTAAGTATGGGTGTTCAAGACTTCAACCCCGAAGTACAACGTTTGGTAAACCGTATTCAGCCTTTGGAAATCACAGCCAACCTTTCAGACGAAGCCCGCAAACTGGGCTATACATCTGTAAACTTTGACTTGATTTACGGTTTGGCAAAACAAACAGCTGAATCCATCCGCGAAACAGCTGAAGCCACTGTCAAATTGCGCCCCGATCGTATTGCTCTTTATAGCTTTGCTTTGGTTCCTTGGATCAAACCGGCACAACGTCTTTTCAAAGACGAAGATCTTCCTAAGGCTGCTGAAAAGCGTGAGCTTTATGAAATCGCTCGTGGCATTCTGATCAAAGCTGGCTATGTGGAAGTGGGCATGGATCACTTTGCTCTGCCAACTGACAATCTAAGCATCGCGATGGATGAAAAACGCCTGCACCGTAACTTTATGGGTTACACGGATCAAAGAACTGATGTTCTTTTGGGCTTGGGTGTTTCTTCGATTTCTGAAACTCCATTCAGCTTCCATCAAAATGAAAAAGTTCTGCCTTTGTACGAACAGGCTTTGAATGAAGGTGTTTTGCCAACAATGCGTGGCCACATCCTGACAGAAGAAGATCAAGTTCGCCGCCGCCAGATTTTGAAATTGATGACAGAGTTTGAAGTAGAATTCCTCAGCGCCGAGCAAGAGCAAGGTGCCAAAGAATTCTTGGCCGAGATGATCAACGATAAGCTTTTGATCATCCAAGACCACAAACTGGTTGTTCTGGAAGCAGGCAGACCGTTCCTGCGCAACGCTTGCGTGTACTTTGACGAACGTTTAAAGACCAAACAACCTCAAACCAAAATCTTCTCTCAATCTATATGA
- a CDS encoding NAD(P)/FAD-dependent oxidoreductase, giving the protein MKKITVVGAGFAGLTIALKLAQKGFEVEVHEKSSRVGGLLGTDYSEHGMAERAANSLILSNRSEKLFQEIGLVPALPLESSKKRFIYRGFPKAVPLNPFEILAVAFKVVPRVLFAKASLKPKAFESLEAWGLRRLGKAPTRFLLGPAMQGIYANEPQDLSASLIIAPLFNKEREKFRGMMTGANGMQDLVDHLQQALEKLDVKIHLNSSVDIASIQGPVVLATSAFAATELLKSYAPEVSALLARVRMSSLISTTVFFDKAQTKYKGFGCLIPRGLNLRTLGVLMPPYIFAGRDKTYNETWIMGGNNNQDLVNLTDKELLSLIGTERKRLFKRQDGILSAKINRWDRALPIYDLELEKVQNELAQIKLPAGLFLHGNYLSGIGLSKILERSERLSEEIVSQHG; this is encoded by the coding sequence ATGAAGAAGATCACGGTTGTCGGAGCTGGTTTCGCGGGTTTAACTATTGCCCTGAAACTGGCACAAAAAGGATTCGAAGTTGAAGTTCACGAAAAGTCGTCTCGTGTAGGTGGCCTTTTAGGAACTGATTACTCAGAGCATGGTATGGCCGAACGTGCCGCCAACTCTTTGATCCTTTCCAACCGCTCTGAAAAACTCTTCCAAGAAATCGGCCTTGTACCCGCATTGCCATTAGAGTCCTCTAAGAAAAGATTCATTTACCGCGGATTTCCCAAGGCGGTCCCTTTGAATCCTTTTGAAATTCTGGCTGTCGCATTTAAAGTCGTCCCACGGGTGCTTTTTGCCAAAGCGAGTTTGAAACCCAAAGCTTTTGAATCTTTAGAGGCTTGGGGTCTTCGTCGTTTGGGCAAAGCGCCGACTCGTTTTCTGTTGGGCCCTGCCATGCAAGGTATTTACGCCAACGAACCTCAAGATTTAAGTGCCTCACTGATTATTGCGCCTTTGTTCAATAAAGAACGTGAAAAATTCCGTGGCATGATGACCGGCGCAAATGGCATGCAGGATTTAGTCGATCACCTGCAACAAGCTTTAGAAAAGTTAGACGTAAAAATTCATTTAAACTCCTCTGTGGATATTGCAAGTATTCAAGGCCCTGTGGTTTTGGCGACTTCGGCTTTCGCTGCGACGGAGCTTTTAAAGTCCTATGCTCCTGAAGTTTCGGCTTTGCTTGCCCGCGTGCGTATGTCGTCTTTGATCAGCACAACGGTTTTCTTTGATAAGGCCCAGACAAAGTACAAAGGCTTCGGCTGCCTGATTCCTCGTGGTTTGAACCTGCGCACTTTGGGTGTGTTGATGCCGCCTTATATTTTTGCAGGCCGAGACAAAACTTATAACGAAACGTGGATCATGGGTGGCAATAACAATCAGGATTTAGTAAATCTGACTGATAAAGAATTGCTGAGCTTGATTGGGACAGAAAGAAAACGCCTGTTCAAACGCCAAGATGGCATCTTGTCGGCCAAGATCAACCGCTGGGATCGTGCTTTACCCATTTACGACCTGGAACTTGAAAAAGTTCAAAATGAATTGGCGCAAATAAAGTTACCAGCAGGCCTTTTCCTGCACGGAAATTATCTTTCGGGTATTGGTTTAAGTAAAATTCTGGAGCGCAGTGAACGCCTCAGTGAAGAGATTGTGAGTCAACATGGCTAA
- the hemH gene encoding ferrochelatase — translation MAKTGVLLLNIGSPRTYEVPDVKRYLKHFLMDKEVINLPFIFRWPLVNLLIVPKRGPISAGNYKKIWLENGSPLTVYTNQFAEKLQKDLGDKYLVKVGMRYSDPDIPSALKAFADAGVENVLLAPMYPQYADATTGSSLREVQRQIRKLKLNFKVKSIRDFYQHSSFVDPSVEIAQEFLKGKDVTHYLFSFHGLPESHVKVNAGCLVTSDCCVKPGACDKPCYRAQCLATATSMASKMGLSKDQWSLSYQSRLGRAEWLKPSTEETIAKLADKKSIAVLCPSFVADCIETLEEIGIGGEETFHHAGGKDYHLVPCVNVNPNWVSKFARFVESQS, via the coding sequence ATGGCTAAAACAGGTGTTTTACTTTTAAATATTGGCAGCCCTCGCACTTATGAAGTTCCTGATGTTAAAAGGTATCTGAAGCACTTCTTGATGGATAAAGAAGTGATCAATCTGCCGTTTATTTTCCGTTGGCCTTTAGTAAATCTTTTAATCGTTCCTAAGCGTGGTCCTATCTCTGCTGGAAACTATAAAAAGATCTGGCTGGAAAATGGGTCTCCCTTAACGGTGTATACGAATCAATTCGCAGAAAAACTGCAAAAAGATTTGGGCGATAAGTATCTGGTGAAAGTGGGAATGCGCTATAGCGATCCCGATATTCCCTCTGCCCTGAAAGCTTTTGCCGATGCCGGAGTTGAAAATGTTTTGTTGGCGCCCATGTATCCTCAATACGCAGACGCAACGACGGGATCCTCGCTTCGTGAAGTTCAGCGCCAAATCAGAAAACTGAAACTGAATTTCAAAGTTAAAAGCATCCGCGATTTCTATCAACATTCGTCCTTTGTGGATCCCAGCGTGGAAATCGCGCAAGAGTTCCTCAAGGGAAAAGACGTCACTCACTACCTATTCTCTTTCCACGGCTTGCCCGAAAGCCACGTGAAAGTGAATGCAGGCTGCTTGGTCACATCTGACTGCTGCGTAAAACCTGGTGCCTGCGATAAACCTTGTTACCGTGCCCAATGCTTGGCGACGGCAACTTCGATGGCTTCAAAAATGGGACTGTCTAAAGATCAATGGAGCTTGTCTTATCAATCACGTTTGGGTCGCGCGGAATGGCTTAAGCCTTCGACAGAAGAAACCATCGCGAAACTTGCTGATAAAAAAAGCATCGCCGTTTTGTGCCCCTCCTTCGTTGCTGATTGCATCGAGACTTTGGAAGAAATCGGCATCGGTGGAGAGGAAACTTTCCATCACGCAGGCGGTAAAGACTATCACTTGGTGCCTTGCGTGAACGTGAATCCAAACTGGGTATCTAAGTTTGCACGTTTCGTAGAATCTCAAAGTTGA